In Lysinibacillus sp. FSL M8-0337, the following proteins share a genomic window:
- a CDS encoding S8 family serine peptidase produces the protein MKKFKLTTFLSSILAFIMVLSLLAPISSASAEESKPFKQDGQSESIIQLKAAIAEQLSLSKDGPTLHESLQNVSGNQEVAVIVHLSEMPVALEQGISQLKGQRFSKAQANEARSNVKAQQVQVQKELAVKNVQMTQGYTFDTVLNGFAATVKANDLPKLLTIEGITLIEPDAIVYASEDDTMKSSELVKEDQLEAQMNTSNSFLGIEQLWNEGLEGQGIKVAVLDTGIDADHPEFAGIYKGGKNFIPYSATYTKPRADNDASETLPSERPVGTPEFNEKGSAFYTSHGTHVAGTIAAIGANQYGIKGIAPKVDLYAYRVLGAYGSGATSGIVKAIETAVLEKMDIINLSLGGGANSETDAGSFAINNAMIAGTIGVIATGNSGPNRGTMGTPATARLGIAVGNTTNPETMYNGEVKVTVGNYNLTKQLPLMGTTFGKNVATQLQGEFDLVAVPGNGEVKDYEGIDVTGKVALISRGGIAFVDKIANAKANGAVATIIHNFAGGTNAPNISGTFLGDSFEFLPTFDMSQTDGTAIRAALAGGTGKVSFSKFASTNTTGDEVNSSSSRGPSTPNFDIKPDVSAPGTNIMSTIPMYKKDFPNANYAEAYARKTGTSMATPHIAGIAALVKQANPDWNAFDVKVALSNTAKVLDKTKYDVFSQGAGRVNAYAAAHPEILAYALDSAILDGTGAVAENLKGTVTFGPQSLKDRDISVTKQVLVKDIKGNGGNYNVSIDVTKTFGDATVTVDQPTFNLVGEQVLNITLTASQASAPNGSELLGYIYIGNGATEISLPFAADFGAEATTEVKDLTITETDLSFNGDGVKDSAVLSFTLTGDVTTNYIELWDIMNPEGGEYGDGYIGYLHAGTALGKGSYTLKVGGQYKPWGSAPATTIPDGLYTIDFTGLAASGVVSDYVGPIFVKSTKPEITGSVAQGVATGQVTDKYIDYNVALSAYGLNYNLNDKLKASYIATVNGEVQAPVAFELNQDGSFTFPVTAETNAVTVKINDAAGNVGEAVIYEKEVVEPVVTLSVNPTELNLTTGETAQLTVTETSTPAEGEATVQDVTSKATYVVGDENVATVVNGVVTAVGEGTTTITMSYGANEVTINVTVKAPNVETPIVTLEIDQAQVETRIGKEVAVKITEVTTFEGKTTEKDVTNLATYEVANDKIATVKAGAVKGKGQGNTTITVTYGEHTLTFDVLVVKPGNGNGNGNGNGNGNGNGKGNNNNNEVTEGDL, from the coding sequence TTGAAAAAGTTTAAGTTAACGACATTTTTAAGTAGTATTTTAGCTTTCATTATGGTGCTTTCTCTCTTGGCTCCAATATCGAGTGCTAGTGCTGAAGAATCGAAACCATTCAAGCAGGATGGTCAAAGCGAAAGTATCATTCAATTAAAGGCTGCTATCGCTGAACAGCTAAGCTTGTCTAAAGATGGTCCAACGCTCCATGAAAGCTTACAAAATGTATCAGGCAATCAAGAGGTGGCAGTTATCGTTCATTTATCTGAAATGCCTGTGGCACTAGAGCAAGGAATAAGCCAACTTAAAGGCCAAAGATTTTCTAAAGCTCAGGCAAATGAAGCTCGCTCTAATGTAAAAGCACAACAAGTACAAGTACAAAAAGAGTTAGCTGTTAAAAATGTTCAGATGACGCAAGGCTACACATTCGATACAGTTTTAAATGGCTTCGCAGCAACTGTAAAAGCAAATGATCTTCCAAAATTGCTTACAATCGAAGGCATTACATTAATCGAACCAGATGCCATTGTTTACGCATCAGAAGATGATACGATGAAATCATCGGAACTGGTTAAGGAAGATCAGCTAGAAGCGCAAATGAATACAAGTAATTCTTTCCTTGGCATTGAACAGCTTTGGAACGAAGGATTGGAAGGACAAGGCATTAAGGTAGCCGTATTAGATACGGGTATTGACGCCGATCACCCTGAATTTGCTGGAATTTATAAAGGTGGAAAAAACTTTATTCCATATTCAGCAACTTACACAAAGCCTCGTGCAGATAACGATGCATCGGAAACATTACCTTCGGAGCGTCCAGTTGGAACACCGGAGTTTAATGAAAAAGGAAGCGCATTCTATACTTCTCACGGTACACATGTTGCGGGAACAATTGCAGCAATCGGAGCTAATCAATACGGTATTAAAGGAATTGCACCAAAAGTAGACCTTTATGCTTACCGTGTTCTTGGGGCTTACGGAAGTGGTGCTACATCCGGTATTGTAAAAGCAATTGAAACGGCTGTATTAGAAAAAATGGACATTATCAATCTTTCGCTTGGCGGGGGAGCAAACTCTGAAACAGACGCTGGTTCATTTGCGATTAATAATGCAATGATAGCTGGAACAATCGGCGTTATTGCAACAGGGAACTCTGGTCCAAATCGCGGTACAATGGGTACGCCTGCAACAGCTCGTTTAGGAATTGCTGTAGGGAACACAACGAATCCTGAAACAATGTATAACGGGGAAGTCAAAGTTACCGTTGGCAATTACAACTTAACAAAACAACTTCCGTTAATGGGCACGACTTTTGGGAAAAATGTAGCAACGCAGCTGCAAGGGGAATTTGATTTAGTAGCTGTCCCTGGAAACGGAGAAGTAAAAGACTATGAAGGAATCGATGTAACGGGGAAAGTCGCATTGATTTCTCGTGGTGGTATTGCATTCGTTGATAAAATTGCCAATGCAAAGGCAAATGGAGCAGTTGCAACAATTATTCATAACTTTGCTGGTGGAACGAATGCACCAAACATTTCAGGCACATTCCTTGGTGATTCATTTGAGTTTTTACCAACATTTGATATGTCCCAAACAGATGGTACTGCCATTCGCGCTGCTTTAGCAGGTGGCACAGGAAAAGTAAGCTTTAGTAAATTTGCTTCAACAAATACTACGGGCGATGAAGTAAACTCTTCAAGTTCACGTGGCCCGTCTACACCAAACTTTGATATTAAACCAGATGTAAGTGCACCTGGGACAAATATTATGTCCACGATTCCAATGTATAAAAAAGATTTCCCTAATGCCAATTATGCTGAAGCATATGCTCGTAAAACAGGAACTTCTATGGCAACACCGCATATTGCAGGTATTGCGGCGTTAGTTAAACAAGCAAATCCTGATTGGAATGCGTTCGATGTAAAAGTAGCGCTTTCGAATACAGCAAAAGTTTTAGATAAGACAAAATACGATGTATTTTCTCAAGGGGCAGGGCGTGTCAATGCATATGCAGCAGCTCATCCAGAAATTCTTGCTTATGCACTTGATAGCGCAATTTTAGATGGAACGGGTGCAGTGGCAGAAAACTTGAAAGGTACTGTTACTTTCGGTCCACAATCACTTAAAGATAGAGATATTTCTGTCACGAAACAAGTTTTAGTAAAAGATATCAAAGGGAACGGTGGCAACTATAATGTTTCAATTGATGTGACAAAAACATTTGGTGATGCAACTGTTACAGTAGACCAGCCAACATTTAATCTAGTAGGTGAGCAAGTTTTAAATATTACGTTAACAGCTTCGCAAGCTTCCGCACCAAACGGCTCTGAATTACTAGGTTATATTTACATCGGCAATGGCGCTACAGAAATTTCATTGCCATTTGCAGCCGATTTTGGCGCAGAGGCAACAACTGAAGTCAAAGACTTGACTATTACAGAAACGGATCTTTCCTTTAACGGAGATGGAGTGAAAGACTCGGCTGTACTATCATTCACATTAACTGGAGATGTAACAACGAACTATATTGAACTTTGGGATATTATGAATCCAGAAGGCGGAGAATATGGAGATGGCTATATTGGCTATTTACATGCAGGTACTGCACTAGGAAAAGGTTCTTATACGCTAAAAGTAGGTGGGCAATACAAACCATGGGGATCAGCACCTGCCACAACGATTCCAGATGGTCTGTATACAATTGACTTTACTGGTCTTGCAGCATCAGGCGTAGTGTCAGACTATGTTGGACCAATTTTCGTCAAATCGACTAAACCAGAAATTACTGGTTCAGTAGCGCAAGGCGTTGCAACAGGTCAGGTAACAGATAAGTATATTGACTACAATGTAGCGTTAAGTGCATACGGTTTAAATTACAATTTAAATGATAAATTAAAAGCTTCCTATATTGCGACGGTAAATGGGGAAGTACAAGCGCCAGTTGCGTTTGAACTAAATCAAGACGGAAGCTTTACATTCCCAGTAACAGCAGAAACAAATGCTGTAACAGTAAAAATTAATGACGCTGCGGGCAATGTTGGGGAAGCTGTAATCTATGAAAAAGAAGTAGTAGAGCCAGTAGTGACACTTTCTGTAAATCCAACTGAGCTAAACCTAACAACTGGAGAAACAGCACAGCTGACGGTAACAGAAACGTCAACGCCTGCAGAAGGTGAAGCAACAGTGCAAGACGTAACGTCTAAAGCTACGTATGTTGTTGGAGATGAAAATGTTGCAACTGTAGTCAATGGTGTAGTAACGGCAGTAGGTGAAGGTACAACGACAATTACTATGTCATACGGTGCGAATGAAGTGACAATAAATGTGACAGTGAAAGCACCTAATGTAGAAACACCAATTGTCACATTAGAAATTGACCAAGCGCAGGTAGAAACAAGAATAGGTAAAGAAGTTGCGGTTAAAATTACGGAAGTAACTACTTTTGAAGGTAAAACAACAGAAAAAGATGTGACAAATCTGGCAACATACGAAGTAGCAAATGATAAAATTGCTACTGTAAAAGCAGGTGCCGTAAAAGGAAAAGGTCAAGGCAATACGACGATTACGGTAACGTATGGTGAGCATACACTAACATTTGATGTGTTGGTTGTAAAGCCAGGTAACGGCAATGGAAATGGAAATGGAAATGGTAACGGCAACGGAAATGGCAAGGGCAATAACAATAACAATGAAGTGACCGAGGGTGACTTATAA